CACGGTTTTTCGTAGCGCTGCCGTCTGCGGATTTCGGCCATCAGGCCGCTTTTCTCGCAGCTCTTCGTGAAGCGGCGGAACGCCCGGTCGAAGGGTTCGCCTTCGCGAACTTTGACGAATGGCAAAGTGAGTACACCTCCTTTCAAGCCGTTTTGAGATACAGAATCCTTAAAGCTTACAAATATAAGCAGAAATTCAGCCAGAGTCAAGGGTCGCGATGATCAAAAGGTATTGATAAACAAATATTTGTGAAAACAGGTCTTCATGCCTCTCTGAGTTGACGCCAAAATATTTGATCAAGATAAGTTAATCTATACGAACGTATCCACAATCGGAACCTCCTCCGATCAAGAGCGTGTAAGCCCATACAAGACCTGCTCGTCAATTTGCCTTATCTTTTTTATTGAGAATAATCTTAGAGGACACAATCATGCAGTTCACGCCCCAGAATTTCCGGCCCACCATTTTTGAGCTTGATGGCATCTCCCGTAAGACCGTTGACGAGCATCTGAAGCTATACCACGGCTATGTGGCCAAGACGAACGAGATCCTCGAGAAGCTGACCAAAGTGGATCTGTCCACAGCCAATCAGGTGTTCAGCGATGCGCGTTCGCTGAAAGTGGAACTGAGCTTTGCCGTGGGCGGCATGCGTAATCATGAAATTTATTTCTCCCATCTGAAGAAGGGGGCGGGCACTCCGCCGCGCGAACTGGCGCAGCAGATTGACAAGGACTTCGGTGGGTTCGACAATTACCTGAAGGACCTCAAGGCTTCGGGCTTGGCGGGGCGTGGCTGGGCATGGACGGCATGGTGGCCCGAGGCACAGCGGCTGATTAACTGGGTGGGTGACAGCCAGAACACGTATCTGGGATGGAATCTGCAGCCGATCCTGGCGCTGGATGTCTA
This genomic stretch from bacterium harbors:
- the rpsU gene encoding 30S ribosomal protein S21; protein product: MPFVKVREGEPFDRAFRRFTKSCEKSGLMAEIRRRQRYEKPCEIRKREENAAHRKMRKMRYLENR
- a CDS encoding Fe-Mn family superoxide dismutase — protein: MQFTPQNFRPTIFELDGISRKTVDEHLKLYHGYVAKTNEILEKLTKVDLSTANQVFSDARSLKVELSFAVGGMRNHEIYFSHLKKGAGTPPRELAQQIDKDFGGFDNYLKDLKASGLAGRGWAWTAWWPEAQRLINWVGDSQNTYLGWNLQPILALDVYEHAYLLDFGVNRGAYIDTFVRNLDWEVIAETYDRVRTMTEQEVAHK